The following coding sequences lie in one Alphaproteobacteria bacterium SS10 genomic window:
- a CDS encoding DM13 domain-containing protein — translation MTTSTTNRQAKDCTLSCAQPRALLVALAMSLALFAAIGFAAPVSAQISTVGDVVAQGQLQGRGNYTVQGTIQIIETPQGHVALLADDFRFRGAPDPQLGFGNNGRVDNRTIFTKLGNHNGRQAYLIPAGIDPSNFSEFHVHCVRFNVPLGSARIN, via the coding sequence ATGACGACATCAACCACCAACCGCCAGGCAAAAGACTGCACCCTATCCTGCGCCCAACCGCGCGCCTTACTCGTCGCCCTGGCGATGAGCCTCGCGCTGTTTGCCGCCATCGGTTTTGCCGCGCCGGTTAGCGCGCAGATCTCCACCGTGGGTGATGTGGTCGCCCAGGGTCAGCTGCAGGGCCGTGGCAATTACACGGTTCAGGGCACCATCCAGATTATTGAGACACCCCAGGGCCATGTTGCCTTGCTGGCCGATGATTTCCGCTTCCGCGGCGCGCCGGACCCACAGCTGGGCTTTGGCAATAATGGCCGGGTGGATAACCGCACCATCTTTACCAAGCTGGGCAACCACAACGGGCGCCAGGCATATCTGATCCCGGCCGGCATCGACCCATCGAATTTCAGTGAGTTTCACGTCCACTGCGTGCGCTTCAACGTGCCCCTCGGCTCCGCCCGCATCAATTGA